In Ruminiclostridium papyrosolvens DSM 2782, the following proteins share a genomic window:
- the glgP gene encoding alpha-glucan family phosphorylase, with protein sequence MYLVGKINVISTLPEKFKRLNDIAYNLWWTWNSEAIDLYREIDLELWQKVDKNPVRFLQEVSQKKLQAKLSDEEYLSRLDKVVASFDSYMSEKNTWFSQNHSELTDKKVAYFSAEYGLSEVLPIYSGGLGVLSGDHCKSASDLGIPFTAIGLFYKQGYFSQRINRDGWQETCFNDLNISQLPMLPALNANGEQVRISITFAGRTVYAIVWKVQIGRINLYLMDTDVAENSPADRSLTSRLYGGDQETRIQQEIFLGIGGIRVLDAIGIQANVFHMNEGHSSFMGLELIRKLINERHLNFNEAMEVVANSSIFTTHTPVPAGNDVFPLFMMDKYFGDFWGQLGLSRYDFLELGLKNPEDQNFNMTVLALTLAGRKNGVSKLHGAVSRKIFGDVWPEVPEDDVPITYVTNGIHTLTWLSPKIKALYDKYLDRDWQKKIYSEETFANVNSIPDEELWATHVELKNKLITFIRNRLKKQKLANGESMEAVRQVDNFLDPNALTIGFARRFATYKRANLIFRNLARIQKILNDPERPMQIIFAGKAHPADGPAHDVIKNINDIAKMEGFYGKVILLENYNMTVARNLVQGVDVWMNNPRRPLEASGTSGQKVCINGVINFSILDGWWCEGYNGENGWIIGDESEFDNENIQDNTDSESIYDTLEHKIIPLYYNVNENGIPTEWVRFMKNSISSLSWNYSTDRMVKEYTGSMYVPAITGNSKICDDNYSLARSMCGFRSHLNSNWHNVQLFAEKSAGDLKYYKTDSCQEIYLSTTVCLGYIDPSNVIVEVYYGTLSNGKIENAQTAEMHCDEKTGEGTYRYSINLKIFDGGEYGYTFRITPKHEHLINRFDTGLIKWIR encoded by the coding sequence ATGTATCTAGTCGGTAAAATCAACGTAATATCTACCTTACCAGAAAAATTCAAGAGATTGAATGATATCGCTTATAATTTGTGGTGGACATGGAATTCGGAGGCAATTGATCTTTATAGAGAAATTGATTTGGAGCTGTGGCAAAAGGTTGACAAAAACCCTGTTCGTTTTTTACAGGAGGTAAGTCAGAAAAAACTTCAAGCAAAACTTTCAGATGAGGAATATTTGAGCCGTCTTGATAAAGTAGTTGCTTCCTTTGACAGCTATATGTCAGAAAAGAACACATGGTTTTCTCAAAATCATTCGGAACTCACCGATAAAAAAGTAGCATATTTTTCGGCTGAATATGGTTTAAGTGAGGTTCTTCCCATATATTCAGGGGGTTTGGGTGTTTTGTCAGGAGACCATTGTAAGTCTGCAAGTGATTTGGGAATACCATTTACAGCAATTGGACTGTTTTATAAGCAAGGTTATTTCAGCCAGAGGATTAACAGAGATGGCTGGCAAGAAACCTGCTTTAACGATTTAAATATTTCTCAGCTGCCCATGCTTCCAGCTTTAAACGCCAACGGCGAACAGGTTCGTATAAGCATAACCTTTGCAGGCCGCACTGTGTATGCAATAGTCTGGAAAGTACAGATTGGCAGAATAAACCTTTATCTTATGGATACAGATGTTGCTGAAAACAGCCCTGCAGACAGGTCTCTGACCTCCAGACTGTATGGCGGAGATCAGGAAACAAGAATCCAGCAGGAGATTTTCCTTGGTATAGGCGGTATCCGTGTACTTGATGCTATCGGCATACAGGCAAATGTGTTTCACATGAACGAAGGACATTCCTCCTTCATGGGACTTGAATTAATAAGAAAACTGATTAACGAAAGACATCTTAATTTCAATGAGGCAATGGAGGTAGTGGCAAATTCCTCAATATTTACTACCCATACCCCTGTTCCTGCAGGAAATGATGTTTTTCCTTTGTTTATGATGGATAAATACTTTGGAGATTTCTGGGGTCAACTGGGCCTCAGCAGATATGATTTTCTTGAACTTGGTCTTAAAAATCCTGAAGATCAGAATTTCAACATGACTGTTCTGGCACTTACCCTTGCAGGCAGAAAAAATGGTGTGAGCAAACTTCATGGTGCAGTATCAAGAAAGATATTCGGTGACGTATGGCCTGAAGTACCCGAGGACGATGTTCCAATAACCTATGTCACTAACGGAATACATACACTTACATGGCTTTCACCAAAAATTAAAGCTTTATATGATAAATATCTGGATAGAGACTGGCAAAAGAAAATTTATTCTGAAGAAACCTTTGCGAATGTAAATAGTATCCCCGACGAGGAATTATGGGCTACTCATGTTGAACTAAAAAACAAACTTATAACCTTTATAAGAAACAGATTGAAAAAACAAAAGCTTGCCAATGGTGAATCCATGGAAGCTGTAAGACAGGTAGACAACTTTTTGGATCCAAACGCACTTACAATTGGTTTTGCCCGACGATTCGCAACTTACAAACGTGCCAATCTGATATTCAGAAATCTGGCAAGAATACAGAAGATTCTGAATGATCCTGAGAGACCAATGCAGATTATTTTTGCAGGAAAGGCTCACCCTGCGGACGGTCCTGCCCATGATGTCATTAAGAACATAAATGATATTGCCAAAATGGAAGGCTTTTACGGTAAAGTAATCCTTCTTGAAAACTACAATATGACGGTAGCCAGAAATCTGGTGCAAGGTGTTGACGTATGGATGAACAACCCCAGAAGGCCTTTGGAAGCCAGTGGTACCAGCGGTCAAAAAGTTTGTATAAACGGAGTTATAAACTTCAGTATACTGGACGGCTGGTGGTGTGAGGGCTACAACGGTGAAAACGGTTGGATAATCGGCGATGAATCCGAATTTGATAACGAGAACATACAGGACAATACAGACAGTGAATCTATTTATGATACACTTGAGCATAAGATTATTCCTCTTTACTACAATGTAAATGAAAATGGTATTCCTACCGAATGGGTACGCTTTATGAAGAACTCTATAAGTTCTCTTTCATGGAATTACAGTACCGACAGAATGGTAAAGGAATACACCGGCAGCATGTATGTTCCTGCAATAACAGGAAATTCAAAAATATGTGACGATAATTATAGCCTCGCAAGGTCCATGTGCGGGTTTAGGAGCCATTTAAATTCAAACTGGCATAACGTACAGCTCTTTGCAGAAAAATCAGCAGGCGACCTTAAATATTATAAAACAGATTCATGTCAGGAGATATATCTCTCAACAACTGTTTGCCTTGGTTATATAGACCCGTCAAATGTAATTGTTGAGGTATACTATGGTACATTGTCAAACGGCAAAATAGAAAATGCTCAAACTGCAGAAATGCATTGTGACGAAAAGACAGGTGAAGGTACCTACAGGTATTCGATTAATCTTAAAATCTTTGATGGAGGAGAATATGGCTATACCTTCCGTATAACTCCAAAACATGAGCATTTAATAAACAGATTTGATACAGGACTGATAAAATGGATTAGGTAA
- a CDS encoding IS1182 family transposase, which translates to MQHKNYTGFNGYYQLVLPLNLEMLIPEDDSVRLLSQILEGLNYTKLYKAYSSTGRKPAVDPKTMFKIITYANSNNIYSSRKIETACKRDINYMWLLQGESKPDHSTIARFRKDYLPEAIEDLFYQMVQHLHSIGEVKFENLFVDGTKIEANANRYTFVWKKVVNKNEAKMFEKIKACLVDINQSYLTNFSVSKDSILADLEQVLKYLKDKQKEDNIEFVHGIGKRKTQVQKFTEQLKEFKERQEKYNAHNRLFEGRNSYSKTDTDATFMHMKDDHMRNAQLKPAYNVQIGVESEYVTGVGVFQDRNDIATLIPFLKSMESNLGRCYENIIADSGYESEENYLYLEEKQQQSYIKPQTYKIWKKKSFKKDISKRENMKYDEDKDEYTCHNGKQLKMSGTTHRKSATGYRSEISIYECEDCSNCPYKSKCTKAQGNRKMQVSKTFVKKRQKSYENILTEKGILLRVNRSIQVEGAFGVLKSDYNFKRFLTRGRTSVKTEFMLLCFGYNINKLHSKIQNDRCGKELHEIKAC; encoded by the coding sequence ATCCAACATAAAAATTATACCGGATTTAACGGATACTATCAATTAGTTTTGCCTTTAAATTTGGAGATGTTAATACCTGAAGATGATTCTGTCAGACTGCTAAGCCAAATATTGGAGGGATTGAATTACACAAAGTTGTATAAGGCTTACTCTTCTACGGGAAGAAAACCGGCAGTTGACCCAAAGACTATGTTCAAGATAATAACATATGCAAACTCAAATAACATATACTCAAGCAGAAAAATTGAAACTGCATGTAAAAGAGATATTAATTACATGTGGCTGCTCCAAGGGGAATCAAAGCCTGACCACTCAACTATAGCCAGATTTCGCAAGGATTATCTTCCAGAAGCAATAGAAGACCTATTCTATCAAATGGTTCAGCACCTGCATTCTATAGGAGAAGTCAAATTCGAAAACCTGTTTGTGGATGGTACTAAAATTGAAGCAAATGCAAACCGCTATACCTTTGTATGGAAGAAAGTAGTCAATAAAAACGAAGCAAAGATGTTTGAGAAAATCAAAGCTTGCTTAGTGGATATAAACCAGTCATATTTAACTAACTTTTCAGTATCAAAAGATAGTATACTGGCGGATTTAGAGCAAGTCCTTAAATATTTAAAGGATAAGCAAAAAGAAGACAATATAGAATTCGTTCATGGAATCGGTAAACGTAAAACTCAAGTACAGAAATTCACAGAGCAGCTTAAGGAATTTAAAGAACGTCAGGAAAAATACAATGCTCATAACCGGCTGTTCGAGGGGAGAAACAGTTATTCTAAAACGGATACTGATGCAACATTCATGCACATGAAAGATGATCACATGCGTAACGCTCAGCTAAAACCTGCTTACAATGTACAGATTGGTGTAGAAAGCGAATATGTTACCGGCGTTGGAGTCTTTCAGGATAGGAATGACATTGCTACACTGATCCCGTTTCTAAAAAGTATGGAATCAAACTTAGGAAGGTGTTATGAAAATATAATTGCAGACTCTGGCTATGAGAGCGAAGAAAACTATCTGTACTTGGAAGAAAAGCAACAGCAAAGCTACATAAAACCTCAAACATACAAGATATGGAAGAAGAAAAGTTTCAAGAAAGATATCAGCAAACGTGAAAATATGAAATATGATGAAGATAAAGATGAGTATACGTGCCATAATGGAAAACAATTAAAAATGTCAGGAACAACTCATAGAAAATCTGCAACAGGATATCGTTCCGAGATTAGCATATATGAATGTGAAGATTGTAGTAATTGCCCCTATAAGTCTAAGTGTACAAAAGCCCAAGGAAATCGCAAAATGCAGGTATCTAAAACATTTGTAAAAAAGAGACAAAAATCTTATGAAAACATCTTGACGGAAAAAGGCATTCTTCTAAGAGTAAATCGTTCCATCCAAGTTGAAGGAGCCTTTGGGGTTCTAAAAAGTGACTATAATTTTAAACGATTTTTAACTAGAGGGAGAACCAGTGTCAAAACGGAATTTATGCTGTTGTGTTTTGGCTATAACATAAACAAGCTACACTCCAAAATTCAAAATGACCGATGTGGAAAAGAACTTCATGAAATAAAAGCCTGCTAA